The following coding sequences are from one Caballeronia sp. Lep1P3 window:
- a CDS encoding anti-sigma regulatory factor, whose protein sequence is MSEVELVAVQQRCEITEATHSGVACRSICNLARGLGFSETELEKLARLVTECATLLLRNEAHGELLVRPLANGKVSTAVRYGVEVLSIDSGPGAADIQARMSQLKGLSDELDVWTAPGHGPVLRFVSWNGLTRPEEDRVTEARVRYGVVNLPLRGEFVSGDAWSCHADDDNFTVLIADGLGHGPMANRAATEAAKTLESSGGAPLESILERAHDALRSTVGAAAGVARFPISAQEERSHVKFAGIGNVAASVWAEMSHKHLPSHDGVIGHAYRRVQQFEASYAEGRSSSCTPTG, encoded by the coding sequence ATGTCAGAAGTCGAACTGGTGGCCGTTCAGCAGCGCTGCGAAATCACCGAAGCGACCCACTCCGGCGTGGCGTGCCGCTCGATTTGCAACCTCGCACGGGGTCTCGGCTTTAGCGAGACAGAGCTTGAGAAGCTTGCACGGCTCGTGACCGAGTGCGCGACTCTTTTACTGAGGAATGAGGCGCATGGAGAGTTGCTGGTGCGTCCTCTCGCCAATGGGAAAGTGTCGACTGCGGTGCGCTACGGTGTTGAAGTGTTGTCGATTGATAGCGGCCCGGGCGCAGCCGATATTCAAGCACGTATGTCACAACTGAAGGGGTTGTCGGATGAACTCGATGTCTGGACCGCGCCGGGGCATGGCCCGGTGCTGCGCTTCGTTTCATGGAACGGGCTAACGCGTCCGGAGGAGGACCGCGTGACGGAGGCGCGCGTACGTTACGGCGTTGTCAATCTCCCATTACGCGGTGAGTTTGTCAGCGGCGACGCGTGGTCATGCCACGCCGATGACGACAATTTCACCGTCCTCATCGCGGACGGCCTTGGTCACGGACCAATGGCCAATCGCGCAGCGACGGAGGCGGCAAAGACACTGGAGAGCAGCGGTGGAGCACCGCTCGAAAGCATTTTGGAACGCGCTCACGATGCGCTGCGCTCAACGGTTGGCGCGGCGGCGGGTGTGGCGAGGTTTCCGATATCCGCGCAGGAAGAAAGATCGCACGTCAAGTTCGCGGGCATCGGGAATGTCGCAGCGAGCGTGTGGGCAGAAATGTCGCACAAGCACCTGCCCTCGCATGACGGCGTGATCGGACACGCGTATCGTCGGGTCCAGCAGTTTGAAGCGTCCTACGCAGAGGGGCGCTCATCGTCTTGCACTCCGACGGGCTGA
- a CDS encoding cold-shock protein, giving the protein MDTGTVKWFNDSKGFGFITPDAGGDDLFAHFSEVRGDGFKTLAENQKVSYETRRGPKGMQAANISPQ; this is encoded by the coding sequence ATGGATACCGGTACTGTAAAGTGGTTCAACGATAGCAAAGGCTTTGGCTTCATTACTCCCGACGCTGGCGGCGACGATCTCTTCGCTCACTTCTCGGAAGTGCGGGGCGACGGCTTCAAGACGCTCGCCGAAAACCAGAAGGTGAGCTACGAGACAAGGCGCGGCCCGAAGGGTATGCAGGCAGCGAATATCTCGCCGCAGTAA